One Bacteroidales bacterium genomic window carries:
- the atpB gene encoding F0F1 ATP synthase subunit A: protein MKFTITIVATLLLFFKPLFLLASEKKEFDPSELIMHHISDAYEWHIITVGEKHITLYLPIILFDEGRLICFSSANFNHGQSSYLSYKIAHEGKYQGKIVKTNEKGEIVGVPLSFSITKNVVVLFIAFLLLVTIFISIARFYQKYGSHQPPRGLAAWLEPIILFIVDDVAKQNIGEFHYKRFAPYLLTLFFFILINNLMGLIPFFPFGANLTGNISVTLTLAFLTLLIVNFNGNKSYWKHIFMPSGVPWLLWPILVPVEIIGIFTKPFALMIRLFANITAGHIIILSLISLIFIFKSIWIAPVSVGFVLFMSLLELLVAFLQAYIFTMLTALFIGLAMPEEHH, encoded by the coding sequence ATGAAATTTACAATCACAATTGTAGCAACTTTATTGCTTTTTTTTAAACCTTTATTTCTTCTAGCAAGTGAAAAAAAAGAATTTGATCCTTCGGAACTAATAATGCATCATATCTCAGATGCTTATGAGTGGCATATTATTACCGTTGGGGAAAAACATATTACACTTTATCTCCCTATTATACTTTTTGATGAAGGTCGCTTGATTTGCTTCTCAAGCGCTAATTTTAACCATGGCCAAAGTTCATATTTGTCTTACAAAATAGCTCATGAAGGAAAATATCAAGGGAAAATCGTTAAGACGAATGAAAAAGGAGAAATTGTTGGTGTTCCTTTAAGTTTTTCCATCACCAAAAATGTTGTTGTCCTTTTCATTGCTTTTCTATTGTTAGTCACCATTTTTATATCAATTGCAAGATTTTACCAAAAGTATGGATCACATCAACCTCCTCGAGGACTAGCTGCATGGCTTGAACCTATTATCCTTTTTATTGTAGATGACGTTGCTAAACAAAATATTGGGGAATTTCACTATAAACGTTTTGCTCCATACTTATTGACGCTTTTTTTCTTCATATTGATTAACAATCTCATGGGTCTTATTCCCTTTTTTCCTTTCGGGGCAAATTTAACAGGGAACATTTCGGTAACGTTAACACTTGCATTTCTGACTTTGCTTATTGTGAATTTCAATGGTAATAAAAGTTACTGGAAACATATTTTTATGCCATCTGGTGTGCCATGGTTGCTTTGGCCCATTCTTGTGCCTGTTGAGATTATTGGCATTTTTACCAAGCCTTTTGCTCTCATGATACGACTTTTTGCCAACATTACAGCAGGACATATCATTATTCTCAGTTTGATTTCTTTAATTTTTATTTTTAAATCAATCTGGATTGCTCCCGTATCTGTTGGTTTCGTTTTATTTATGAGTTTACTTGAACTTTTAGTTGCTTTCTTGCAAGCTTATATTTTTACCATGCTTACAGCTTTGTTTATTGGACTTGCCATGCCTGAGGAACATCATTAA
- the pssA gene encoding CDP-diacylglycerol--serine O-phosphatidyltransferase translates to MLKYLIPHAFTTGNLVAGVLGLYFLHMLQWETAWYFLLVGVFCDFLDGFFARILKAESLFGKELDSLADVVSFGLLPGFMIVFYFKDVFFLHDQLVVGGLYVIMAAFRLAKFNTQKNSYDYFVGLPSPAAAIFVFSSLLFWSDVFSKQWLLIFQFLISWAMIVPVHLENLKMKAITSKFLFITLVIIGSSFAVILNYKSIAIIVLMYYVLGMVLFQFKKKVIV, encoded by the coding sequence ATGCTCAAATATTTGATTCCACATGCTTTTACTACAGGAAATCTCGTAGCAGGCGTTTTGGGGTTATATTTTTTACACATGTTGCAATGGGAAACAGCTTGGTATTTTCTCCTTGTTGGTGTTTTCTGCGATTTTCTTGATGGTTTTTTTGCTAGGATTTTGAAGGCAGAATCTTTATTTGGAAAAGAATTAGATAGTCTGGCAGATGTTGTTTCATTTGGTCTTTTACCAGGCTTTATGATCGTGTTTTACTTCAAAGATGTGTTTTTTTTACATGATCAATTAGTAGTGGGAGGGTTATATGTGATCATGGCGGCTTTTAGACTTGCTAAATTTAACACGCAAAAAAATTCGTATGATTATTTCGTGGGATTGCCTTCTCCTGCAGCAGCTATTTTTGTTTTTTCATCTTTGTTATTTTGGTCGGATGTGTTTTCGAAGCAGTGGCTTTTAATTTTTCAATTTCTCATATCTTGGGCAATGATAGTCCCCGTGCATCTCGAAAACCTAAAGATGAAAGCAATTACAAGTAAATTTTTATTTATTACACTCGTCATCATAGGTTCAAGTTTTGCGGTAATCTTGAACTATAAAAGCATTGCCATTATTGTTCTTATGTACTATGTTTTAGGTATGGTTTTGTTTCAATTCAAAAAGAAAGTTATAGTTTAA
- a CDS encoding pyridoxal phosphate-dependent aminotransferase, whose amino-acid sequence MINYQKPTGSWISYFSTLAKKYGGINLAQGIPGFNPPPLLRQILSDIAFENVHQYPPGKGNFKLVEQLIKKYLRKGFSFTEQNILILQGATEAINLVFFLFMKWFRNDAWSVATIDPPYEAYVKLPEKYGKQVFLLPIENRKVNLEFLKNCIRKNKVRLFFLASPGNPWGVVLDEKNVRDIVKICEKEECHVFFDAVYEDVYLDKPPYVPYDLLNPFLWIASSFSKKFSITGWRIGYLVHDSTWDDEISSLHDYIGLCASGPMQEALARFLHTEDAREYENWLIKELRKNYRLVVKELEKCGFSFETTDGGYFLWGKVPQAFNDGWDFATQLFDKFKVALVPGEYFSKKAKSYVRINFARPHSELEEGLWKIQLLLQQIS is encoded by the coding sequence ATGATTAACTACCAAAAGCCTACAGGTTCATGGATTTCTTATTTCTCTACACTTGCGAAGAAATATGGAGGTATTAATTTGGCTCAAGGAATTCCAGGTTTTAACCCTCCTCCGCTTTTACGACAAATATTATCTGACATTGCTTTTGAAAATGTCCATCAATATCCTCCGGGCAAAGGCAATTTCAAACTCGTGGAACAGTTGATAAAAAAATATCTACGGAAAGGTTTTTCTTTTACAGAACAAAATATTTTGATTCTTCAGGGAGCTACGGAAGCTATTAACCTGGTATTCTTTCTTTTCATGAAATGGTTCAGAAATGATGCATGGAGTGTGGCAACAATTGATCCACCATATGAGGCTTATGTGAAACTTCCTGAAAAGTATGGCAAACAAGTTTTTCTGCTACCGATCGAAAATCGAAAAGTAAATCTAGAATTTTTAAAAAATTGTATAAGGAAGAACAAAGTACGATTGTTTTTCTTGGCCAGTCCTGGAAATCCGTGGGGTGTGGTACTTGATGAGAAGAATGTTCGTGATATTGTTAAGATATGTGAAAAAGAAGAATGTCATGTTTTTTTTGATGCGGTCTATGAGGATGTCTACCTGGATAAGCCGCCGTATGTTCCTTATGATCTTCTAAATCCTTTTCTTTGGATAGCTTCTAGTTTTTCAAAAAAATTTTCTATTACAGGGTGGAGGATAGGATATCTAGTGCATGATTCAACATGGGATGATGAAATATCGAGTTTACACGATTACATTGGGTTATGTGCCAGTGGTCCCATGCAGGAAGCATTGGCTCGATTTCTTCATACTGAAGATGCACGCGAATATGAAAATTGGCTGATAAAGGAACTAAGAAAAAATTATCGTTTGGTAGTTAAAGAATTAGAGAAGTGTGGATTTAGCTTTGAAACGACAGATGGAGGCTACTTTTTGTGGGGGAAAGTACCCCAGGCGTTCAACGATGGATGGGATTTTGCTACGCAACTTTTTGACAAATTTAAAGTAGCATTGGTTCCCGGAGAGTATTTCTCGAAAAAAGCCAAGTCTTACGTCAGGATTAATTTTGCCCGTCCCCATAGTGAACTGGAGGAAGGCTTGTGGAAGATTCAACTTTTGCTCCAACAGATATCTTAA
- the atpE gene encoding ATP synthase F0 subunit C gives MGGLSLIGAGLAVIGAGIGIGRIGGSAMEAIARQPEAYGKIQTAMIIAAALIEGATLFAVALAIVVK, from the coding sequence ATGGGTGGATTATCATTAATTGGCGCTGGTCTTGCGGTTATAGGAGCAGGGATCGGCATTGGAAGAATCGGTGGTTCTGCTATGGAAGCTATTGCTCGTCAACCTGAAGCTTACGGAAAAATTCAAACTGCTATGATCATTGCTGCAGCTCTTATTGAAGGTGCAACTCTTTTTGCAGTGGCTCTTGCCATTGTAGTAAAGTAA
- a CDS encoding SBBP repeat-containing protein — MKNLSFLFCVLTFVFLSAEKKANFISILNGCFIENKGQWSPDVLFMGKAKDATVWILRKGIGFDYLNADSTFKRVIFYWKSAKDPLIASFGRKEGTVNYIRSNQRIQANVFSEILLHHLYPGVDVRYYFEQGFLRFDLIIHPWGNCEEVSLILPEEISTVLNSAGELIMSMGDGEIHISSPLSYLQKSGKQIESSFDLEGNLLKIDVQKTNRNSEVLIIDPLIYSTYLGGNQYDYAMSISVDSFGNAFLVGNTRSTNFDTTLGSYQTSLAGQSDLFVTKINPSSNSLVYSTYIGGSGNDYGYDIAINSNGEAFVVGYSSSTDYPITSGVIQNTFAGIFDVVVTALNSSGTDLLFSTYLGGSNEDIGYGIYIDGAGKIYLTGITNSTNFDITPGAFQTTLAGNYDVFVTKMGGNGTSLIYSTYLGGTQADYGSDIAVDMGGYVYVTGQTYSSNFDVTGTAYQTNLGGGVDAFLTKINPTTTGNSLVFSTFLGGSNNDIATALEVDQAGCSYIVGQTNSSNFDVTSDAFQLTFAGQYDGFFSKFSSNGSQLLYSTYLGGNDLDYINDIMLDSLGFPNLIGETRSTNFPVTLGAFQTNKDNGYDICLTRLDPSGKHVLYATYLGGNNDDYGRAIQKGPGYSVYLTGYTNSTNYDITSVNYQNLPQGMSEVIFTKLKLCPNINISIVSNSPLCWGDTLSMHATFLNGYNYRWVCPNNMIVNDTIIHIPNVDTSFAGLYYLIVTDSFNACSYQYQTVVQVLELPQVEILLPDDSFCLGSVVQFSVTDPNMASYEWYGPEGFHSNEIEPSVSLSTFEHAGMYYLYVTNHHGCVGVDSLEIYVIDCTQLPDMNNFSQFSVMPNPTRKNLTIYSSKMGKISIYNEEGRKIKEFYLDSGTYAVSLPSGKYQVVRENDRKAIWVIVQ; from the coding sequence ATGAAAAACTTGTCTTTTCTTTTTTGTGTTCTCACTTTTGTTTTTTTATCTGCTGAAAAAAAAGCAAACTTTATATCTATCTTAAATGGTTGTTTCATAGAAAACAAAGGGCAGTGGAGTCCTGATGTGCTTTTCATGGGAAAAGCTAAGGATGCAACCGTATGGATACTTCGTAAAGGAATAGGTTTTGATTATTTGAATGCAGATTCTACGTTTAAAAGAGTAATTTTCTATTGGAAAAGTGCAAAAGATCCACTTATAGCATCTTTTGGAAGGAAAGAAGGAACGGTAAACTACATTCGTTCTAATCAACGGATTCAAGCAAATGTTTTTTCAGAAATTTTACTCCATCATCTCTACCCAGGTGTTGATGTAAGATACTATTTTGAACAAGGTTTTCTGCGCTTTGATTTGATAATTCATCCATGGGGTAATTGTGAAGAAGTTTCTCTGATTTTACCAGAAGAGATTTCAACAGTCCTTAACTCAGCAGGAGAATTAATCATGTCGATGGGAGATGGAGAAATTCATATCAGTTCACCGTTGAGTTACTTACAAAAATCTGGAAAGCAAATAGAATCTTCCTTTGATTTGGAAGGAAATTTGCTAAAAATCGATGTTCAAAAAACCAATCGAAATTCAGAGGTTTTAATAATAGATCCCCTGATTTATTCCACGTATCTTGGTGGCAATCAGTATGATTATGCAATGTCCATCTCTGTAGATTCATTTGGAAATGCTTTTTTGGTTGGAAATACGAGGTCGACCAATTTTGATACCACTCTAGGGTCTTATCAGACATCTTTGGCAGGTCAGAGTGATTTGTTCGTAACAAAAATAAATCCATCAAGTAATTCACTTGTTTATTCAACTTACATCGGTGGTAGCGGCAATGATTATGGATATGATATAGCCATTAATTCGAACGGCGAAGCTTTTGTGGTGGGATATAGTTCTTCGACTGATTATCCCATCACCAGTGGAGTAATTCAAAATACCTTTGCTGGCATCTTTGACGTAGTAGTGACTGCTTTGAATTCGAGTGGTACAGACTTATTGTTTTCTACTTATTTGGGAGGATCCAACGAAGATATTGGTTATGGCATTTATATAGATGGTGCTGGTAAGATATATTTAACAGGTATCACCAATTCAACCAACTTTGACATAACGCCAGGTGCCTTTCAGACCACGTTGGCAGGAAATTATGATGTTTTTGTTACCAAAATGGGGGGAAATGGTACGTCGTTGATTTATTCGACTTACTTAGGGGGAACCCAAGCTGATTATGGAAGCGATATTGCTGTAGATATGGGAGGATACGTTTATGTCACCGGACAGACATATTCTTCTAATTTTGATGTTACAGGGACGGCTTATCAAACTAACCTTGGAGGAGGAGTTGACGCTTTTTTAACTAAAATCAATCCAACTACGACAGGTAATTCTCTTGTCTTTTCTACATTTCTGGGGGGTAGTAACAACGACATTGCCACTGCCTTGGAGGTGGATCAAGCTGGTTGTTCATACATTGTCGGACAGACGAATTCTAGCAATTTTGATGTAACCTCAGATGCATTTCAATTAACTTTTGCTGGGCAATATGATGGTTTTTTTTCTAAATTTTCATCCAATGGATCTCAATTGCTTTATTCAACCTACCTAGGTGGAAATGATTTAGATTATATTAATGATATCATGCTTGATTCATTGGGTTTCCCTAATCTCATAGGAGAAACCCGCTCTACTAATTTCCCCGTTACGTTAGGGGCTTTTCAAACGAACAAAGATAATGGATATGATATTTGTTTGACACGTTTAGATCCCTCTGGGAAGCACGTATTGTATGCAACATATCTTGGAGGCAACAACGACGATTACGGTCGAGCTATTCAAAAAGGACCTGGATACAGTGTTTACCTTACGGGGTATACCAATTCTACCAATTATGATATAACATCGGTTAATTATCAGAATTTACCTCAGGGAATGTCAGAAGTGATTTTTACTAAACTTAAACTGTGCCCTAACATCAACATTTCCATAGTTTCTAATTCTCCTCTCTGTTGGGGAGATACGCTAAGTATGCATGCAACTTTTTTGAATGGTTATAATTATAGATGGGTATGTCCCAATAATATGATCGTAAATGATACAATTATTCATATTCCAAATGTGGATACGTCGTTTGCTGGTTTGTATTATTTAATCGTAACTGATAGTTTCAATGCTTGTTCTTATCAATATCAAACTGTAGTGCAAGTGTTAGAATTGCCACAAGTTGAAATTCTTCTTCCCGACGATAGCTTTTGCCTTGGATCTGTTGTCCAATTTTCTGTGACTGACCCCAATATGGCTTCATATGAATGGTACGGACCTGAAGGTTTTCATAGCAATGAAATAGAACCCTCAGTGTCTTTGTCGACTTTTGAACATGCTGGAATGTATTATTTGTATGTGACAAATCATCATGGTTGTGTAGGAGTTGATAGCCTTGAAATATATGTTATAGATTGTACTCAATTACCCGACATGAATAATTTCTCGCAATTCTCTGTAATGCCCAATCCAACACGTAAGAATTTGACGATTTATTCAAGCAAGATGGGGAAAATTTCCATTTATAATGAAGAGGGTAGAAAGATCAAAGAATTTTATCTTGATTCTGGAACCTACGCAGTTTCGTTACCATCAGGTAAGTATCAAGTGGTGAGAGAAAATGACAGGAAAGCCATTTGGGTTATAGTCCAGTAA
- a CDS encoding T9SS type A sorting domain-containing protein, with product MKWFVFALFTNCYFIFSQCDTIDHQGQDWIINSQLTTGGVHKNIKVFKLETNVTLFVDSACKFLEIWADTILVYGTINGNGRGEKGGAGGLGGIKANGSGNPGKGGKAGLDGEGPGRGIKGSDGGDGNTITQICGGFLCNGNRDGLNGGGGGAGGGSGGSYGGRGGAGGFGAYGSGFSGASGGNYGPGGGLSSKYGTADNYDIQWGSGGAGGGGGGGGYSNGTNGGKGGKGGAYVLLKANKNMFINGSIQCNGSDGGNGGNGGGESTDNGYDCTSSGYNSCTLCPQAVFDAAGGAGGGAGGGSGGGVLLHSNGSLTFLGTISVNGGAGGNAGIPNDQMGNCFDFARGGAGGGGGRVKFFLNPCAANILNGQIYANGGVGGNGTAQGFSGDSGTIRKNLISPDFVQLTAGMIKGVDTFFCDYGDVPLISSVAPASGGLQTYNYQWQYSVTDSVSGFQNLPGQTGLTCDPGFIMTTTWYRRKVTSGSCVAYSNAVKFEVKNCQSVEEKNLSSIFIYPNPAHDKLHIVSQFPFKRKDRLTIYDITGKILIDESLQENQNHLLVNLQIPRGTFFLTIYTQDKLYRQILVVE from the coding sequence ATGAAATGGTTTGTATTTGCATTATTTACGAATTGCTATTTTATCTTTTCACAATGCGACACAATAGATCACCAAGGACAAGATTGGATCATTAACAGCCAATTAACAACTGGTGGTGTACATAAAAACATTAAGGTATTCAAGTTAGAAACGAACGTTACCTTGTTTGTAGATTCTGCTTGTAAATTTTTGGAAATTTGGGCCGATACCATCCTTGTATATGGGACCATCAATGGCAATGGCAGGGGAGAAAAAGGAGGTGCAGGAGGTTTAGGTGGGATTAAAGCTAATGGTAGTGGAAATCCTGGTAAGGGAGGTAAAGCTGGATTGGATGGAGAAGGTCCAGGAAGAGGAATAAAAGGGAGTGATGGAGGGGATGGTAATACAATTACTCAAATTTGTGGTGGTTTTCTTTGTAATGGTAATAGAGACGGGCTAAATGGAGGTGGAGGTGGAGCAGGAGGTGGTTCTGGTGGAAGTTATGGCGGAAGAGGAGGTGCCGGAGGGTTTGGAGCTTATGGATCAGGTTTTTCTGGTGCTTCTGGTGGAAATTACGGTCCAGGTGGGGGTCTTTCTTCCAAGTATGGAACTGCTGATAATTACGATATTCAATGGGGTTCTGGTGGCGCTGGAGGAGGAGGTGGCGGCGGGGGATATTCGAACGGCACCAACGGGGGAAAAGGTGGGAAAGGTGGAGCTTACGTACTGTTGAAGGCTAACAAAAATATGTTTATAAACGGCAGCATCCAATGCAATGGAAGTGATGGAGGCAATGGAGGTAACGGTGGAGGCGAATCAACCGATAACGGATATGATTGTACTTCATCCGGATACAATTCCTGCACGCTCTGTCCCCAGGCTGTTTTTGATGCAGCTGGAGGTGCAGGAGGAGGCGCAGGAGGAGGTTCAGGAGGAGGTGTTCTTTTGCATTCCAACGGTTCACTTACTTTTCTTGGAACTATTTCTGTCAATGGTGGAGCGGGTGGCAATGCTGGTATACCAAATGATCAAATGGGAAATTGTTTCGATTTTGCTCGTGGTGGAGCTGGTGGCGGTGGTGGACGAGTTAAATTCTTTCTCAATCCTTGCGCCGCTAATATTCTAAATGGTCAAATTTATGCCAACGGAGGGGTCGGTGGAAATGGCACAGCTCAAGGTTTTTCAGGTGACAGCGGTACTATTCGCAAAAATTTAATTTCCCCAGATTTTGTTCAATTAACTGCAGGCATGATTAAAGGTGTCGATACCTTTTTCTGCGACTATGGGGATGTTCCTCTCATCTCATCTGTAGCTCCAGCCTCAGGTGGCTTACAAACATACAACTATCAATGGCAATATAGTGTAACAGATAGCGTCAGCGGATTTCAAAACCTTCCAGGGCAAACAGGTCTTACTTGCGATCCTGGCTTTATCATGACCACCACATGGTATCGAAGAAAAGTAACATCTGGTTCCTGTGTTGCTTATTCAAACGCAGTGAAGTTTGAAGTCAAAAATTGCCAAAGTGTTGAAGAAAAAAACTTATCTTCTATTTTCATTTATCCCAATCCAGCTCACGATAAACTACATATCGTTTCTCAATTTCCTTTCAAAAGAAAGGATCGCCTTACTATTTACGATATTACCGGAAAAATACTTATCGATGAATCTCTTCAAGAAAACCAAAACCATTTGCTCGTGAATTTGCAAATCCCCCGCGGCACTTTCTTTCTTACTATCTACACACAAGATAAGCTTTATCGGCAAATCTTAGTCGTTGAATAA
- a CDS encoding DUF4831 family protein, with product MRLSVLIFLKLTFLLNGQKIYPYLPNLQKAKTGIIYALPYNTINLTIEVKQTILEEGLFSNQASKFFSFHDDFLKSLHGSIYELKSIQYSIHVEPDFKRSFLFVPPGRKELTTYTSHFLLLAINDEPVNLIEPSHQFHISFNLNHSSSTSYFPIFNNSYWRTDTIKEKTFVDSVIIENIKVITKLTEKTFEEKGKEIADALNKIWQNKIELNSGTNEVGYEVSTLRYMNHQLDSIIQLYNSLFMGKKEEKIHSYSLTIHPIQNDTIYLFSINEKKGLIVDSNYAKKYYAVFQMTDNLTHPYDVTKPSQKLPGIPYVIPATVRFSILEEDKELFSNHILVAQLGSVAFLPYRTKKVQFHPLYGYPIKISVGAKVESSTSLPPVHYGDGQN from the coding sequence ATGCGATTGTCCGTTCTTATTTTCCTTAAACTCACTTTTCTTTTAAATGGTCAAAAAATCTATCCCTATCTTCCAAATCTTCAAAAAGCTAAAACAGGAATTATTTATGCTTTACCATATAATACGATTAACCTAACCATTGAAGTGAAACAAACTATTTTGGAAGAAGGTCTATTTTCCAATCAAGCCTCAAAATTTTTTTCATTTCATGATGATTTTCTCAAATCCTTACATGGCTCGATTTATGAATTAAAATCCATCCAATATTCTATTCATGTGGAACCAGATTTTAAAAGATCCTTTCTATTCGTTCCACCTGGACGAAAAGAACTTACGACGTATACTTCTCACTTTTTACTACTCGCTATCAATGATGAACCTGTCAACTTGATTGAACCTTCTCATCAATTTCATATAAGTTTCAATTTAAACCATTCATCTTCCACATCTTATTTCCCAATTTTTAACAATTCTTATTGGCGAACCGATACCATCAAAGAAAAAACCTTTGTCGACAGCGTGATAATTGAAAACATCAAGGTAATTACAAAACTAACCGAGAAAACTTTTGAAGAAAAGGGAAAAGAAATTGCAGATGCATTAAATAAAATTTGGCAGAACAAAATTGAACTAAACTCTGGCACCAATGAGGTTGGTTACGAAGTCTCGACATTGAGATATATGAATCATCAACTCGATTCTATCATACAGCTCTACAACAGTTTATTTATGGGGAAAAAAGAAGAGAAAATTCACTCCTATTCGCTAACCATACATCCCATACAAAATGATACGATTTACCTTTTTTCAATTAATGAAAAGAAAGGATTGATCGTAGATTCAAATTATGCAAAAAAGTATTATGCTGTTTTCCAAATGACCGACAATCTTACACACCCTTACGATGTGACTAAACCTTCTCAAAAATTGCCAGGTATTCCTTACGTCATTCCAGCTACTGTCCGATTTTCAATTCTAGAAGAAGATAAAGAATTATTTAGCAATCATATTCTTGTTGCTCAATTAGGCAGCGTTGCCTTTTTGCCTTATCGAACCAAAAAAGTTCAATTTCACCCTTTATATGGATATCCGATTAAGATATCTGTTGGAGCAAAAGTTGAATCTTCCACAAGCCTTCCTCCAGTTCACTATGGGGACGGGCAAAATTAA
- the atpH gene encoding ATP synthase F1 subunit delta: protein MVTQQLLIRYAKSFFSLVEEKNQLIHVEKDLEHIYRWVNQHPEFCRIMKNPIIKPHVKIQLVRQLFLDAHPLILSFFNIIIQKQRANILPDILKTCYTLLLEKNKKIEVLLLTAQSLDHKTKDLLAKKIHEHTGYQPIIQEIMKPDLIGGFIIRMKDYSYDASIRRKLNLIARNFSINLYERKL from the coding sequence ATGGTAACCCAACAACTTCTTATAAGGTATGCAAAATCTTTTTTCTCTTTGGTGGAAGAAAAAAATCAACTTATTCATGTTGAAAAAGATCTCGAACATATTTACCGATGGGTAAATCAGCATCCTGAGTTTTGTCGAATTATGAAAAATCCTATCATTAAACCTCATGTTAAAATCCAACTTGTACGTCAACTTTTTCTTGATGCTCACCCTTTGATTTTAAGTTTTTTTAATATTATCATCCAAAAGCAAAGAGCCAATATTCTTCCAGATATTCTTAAAACTTGCTATACTTTACTTCTGGAGAAAAACAAAAAAATCGAAGTATTACTTTTAACTGCTCAATCGCTTGATCATAAAACGAAAGATTTATTAGCAAAAAAAATTCACGAACACACAGGTTATCAGCCTATCATTCAAGAAATAATGAAGCCAGATCTAATAGGAGGCTTCATCATTAGAATGAAAGATTATTCTTACGATGCCTCTATTCGGCGAAAGCTTAATTTGATCGCGCGGAATTTTTCAATTAATTTATACGAACGAAAATTATAA
- the atpF gene encoding F0F1 ATP synthase subunit B has protein sequence MLLNPDFGLVFWTTITFLLLVFLLGKFAWKPIMQSIEKRNQEIANALANAEKMKQEIALLEAEHEKMIQEARLERDRIINEARKVSEKIINDAHEKAKEEAQRILENAYETIENQKIAMMTDLRNDVALIALEIAEEVIREHFKDNEKQRQYAFQLAEKFKMN, from the coding sequence ATGTTACTCAATCCCGATTTTGGTCTTGTTTTCTGGACAACTATCACGTTCCTCCTCTTGGTATTTCTTCTTGGGAAATTTGCATGGAAACCCATTATGCAATCCATTGAAAAAAGAAATCAAGAAATTGCCAATGCCCTTGCAAATGCTGAAAAAATGAAACAAGAAATTGCTCTTTTGGAAGCCGAACACGAAAAAATGATACAAGAAGCTCGATTGGAACGTGATAGAATCATCAACGAAGCCCGAAAGGTTAGTGAAAAAATTATTAACGATGCTCACGAAAAAGCTAAAGAAGAAGCCCAACGTATCTTAGAAAACGCTTATGAAACTATTGAAAATCAAAAGATTGCTATGATGACCGACCTTCGAAACGATGTGGCTCTCATAGCTTTAGAAATCGCAGAAGAAGTTATTCGTGAACACTTTAAAGACAACGAAAAACAAAGACAATATGCATTCCAGCTAGCTGAAAAATTTAAGATGAATTAA